A stretch of the uncultured Desulfobacter sp. genome encodes the following:
- a CDS encoding rhodanese-like domain-containing protein produces MIQQDDFKEISFEEFEQYRAANKENNYVVVDVRQENEYKSGHVPGAKLIPLNTLGDHLPELALDKELFFYCHSGARSEVAGIMAAEEGRDAQTIYNITGGFRSFQGHSLDGFPRLQVFDYQEDDTRLLYQAMELEKAAERFYETILAFVPDEKFKGTIEQLAKAEIAHARTIYSYWKQIVENPQPFEDIYDVLKGDILESGQPLSEVTTALYANNEITWIDIVEMALSIEIQAYDLYRTMADRLGKGEAQNAFLSIAQMEKAHMKLAAKLLDAQ; encoded by the coding sequence ATGATCCAACAAGACGACTTTAAAGAAATCTCTTTTGAAGAATTTGAGCAATACCGCGCCGCTAATAAAGAAAACAATTATGTGGTCGTTGATGTCCGGCAGGAAAATGAATATAAATCAGGGCATGTCCCAGGGGCCAAACTGATTCCTTTAAACACCCTGGGGGATCATTTACCTGAACTTGCTTTGGATAAGGAGCTGTTTTTTTACTGCCATAGCGGTGCCCGGTCTGAAGTGGCTGGAATAATGGCGGCAGAAGAGGGCAGAGACGCCCAAACAATTTACAACATCACTGGTGGATTTCGTTCCTTCCAGGGGCATTCTCTGGATGGTTTCCCACGACTGCAGGTATTTGACTACCAAGAAGATGATACTCGCCTGCTTTATCAGGCTATGGAGCTGGAAAAAGCTGCAGAACGTTTTTATGAAACCATTCTTGCGTTTGTCCCGGATGAAAAATTTAAAGGAACCATTGAACAATTGGCTAAGGCGGAAATTGCCCATGCCCGAACCATCTATTCATACTGGAAGCAAATAGTTGAAAATCCACAACCCTTTGAAGACATTTACGACGTTTTAAAAGGCGATATCCTTGAAAGTGGTCAGCCCCTATCCGAAGTGACAACAGCCCTGTATGCAAACAACGAGATTACATGGATTGACATTGTTGAGATGGCCTTAAGCATTGAAATCCAGGCATATGACCTTTATCGCACCATGGCAGACCGCCTGGGTAAGGGTGAGGCACAAAATGCCTTTCTCTCTATTGCCCAGATGGAGAAAGCACATATGAAGCTGGCAGCTAAACTGTTAGATGCGCAATAG
- a CDS encoding inorganic pyrophosphatase Ppa: MEIKKFLELKDAFELKKYVRNMDFDKKNCCSFYGSPKKHPYGKERVILVADPFGEHTFYYDFKLKDILSIEEQPRINSPAGDSISMVRLWVKNGSIGLQCTPFSVGPTLGLG; this comes from the coding sequence ATGGAGATTAAAAAATTTCTTGAACTTAAGGATGCCTTTGAACTGAAGAAATATGTCAGAAACATGGACTTTGATAAAAAAAACTGCTGCTCATTCTATGGATCACCTAAAAAGCATCCATATGGAAAAGAACGCGTTATTTTGGTGGCAGACCCATTTGGGGAGCATACCTTTTACTATGATTTTAAGCTAAAAGATATTCTATCAATAGAGGAACAACCCCGCATTAATAGTCCAGCAGGAGATTCGATTTCCATGGTCCGGCTCTGGGTAAAAAACGGCAGTATCGGACTACAGTGCACCCCGTTTTCCGTGGGCCCAACTCTCGGACTTGGTTAA
- the katG gene encoding catalase/peroxidase HPI: MSDRTEGKCPVMHGSHTLAGTSNTDWWPNALNLDILHQHDTKTNPLGDDFNYHEELKKLDVNALKQDVRDLLANSQDWWPADHGFYGGMMARVAWHSAGSYRLQDGRGGGNTGNQRFAPLNSWPDNANTDKGRRLLWPIKKKYGNKISWADLIMLAGTIAYEMAGLKIYGFGFGRKDIWHPEKDTYWGAEKEWLAPSDGRYEAVDKPDTMENPLSAVQMGLIYVNPEGVNGKPDPQATAHQVRETFARMAMNDEETVALTAGGHTIGKCHGGESADNVGPAPEDADITAQGMGWMPKERRGIGRNVVAGGPEGAWTTDPTKWDMGFFDMLFGHEWELTESPAGAKQWKPVDIKEEDMPTDPEDPSIRVMPMMTDADMAMKVDPVYNKICKKFMADPEYFSDCFARAWFKLTHRDLGPKSCYFGPDVPQEDLVWQDPVPKGNTQFDIGHLKTLIRESGLSVADMVSTAWDSARTFRGSDNRGGANGARIRLVPQKDWEGNEPERLQRVLAVLEPLAAKVGASIADTIVLAGNVGVELAAKAGGVEIDVPFAPGRGDATDEMTDAESFTVLEPFADGFRNYLQKDYIPTPEEMLLDRAQLMGLTAPEMTVLIGGMRVMGANYGNSKLGVFTDQEGALTNDFFVALTDMAYKWESAGTSDYNIIDRVTGETKYTATRVDLVFGSNSILRAYAEVYAQDDNMNKFVKDFVKAWEKVMNADRFDLSI; encoded by the coding sequence ATGAGTGACAGAACCGAAGGTAAATGTCCTGTGATGCACGGCAGTCATACACTTGCCGGGACATCCAATACAGACTGGTGGCCGAATGCACTGAATCTGGACATATTACACCAACACGACACCAAAACAAATCCACTGGGCGATGATTTTAATTATCATGAAGAACTTAAAAAACTCGACGTCAATGCTTTGAAACAAGATGTTCGGGATTTGCTTGCCAACAGTCAGGATTGGTGGCCGGCAGACCATGGTTTCTATGGCGGCATGATGGCGCGAGTCGCGTGGCACTCTGCCGGCTCATACCGTTTACAGGATGGTCGTGGCGGTGGAAACACCGGCAATCAGCGCTTTGCACCCCTGAACTCCTGGCCGGATAATGCCAATACCGACAAAGGGCGTCGTCTGCTTTGGCCAATAAAAAAGAAATACGGCAACAAAATTTCCTGGGCCGATCTCATCATGTTGGCAGGTACCATTGCTTATGAAATGGCCGGGTTGAAAATTTATGGCTTCGGCTTTGGTCGTAAAGACATTTGGCATCCTGAAAAAGATACCTACTGGGGCGCAGAAAAAGAGTGGCTGGCACCTTCGGACGGACGTTATGAAGCCGTCGATAAACCGGACACAATGGAAAATCCACTTTCTGCTGTGCAGATGGGTTTAATCTATGTCAACCCGGAAGGTGTCAATGGAAAGCCGGACCCGCAGGCGACGGCCCATCAGGTTCGCGAAACATTTGCACGCATGGCGATGAATGATGAAGAAACGGTGGCGCTGACTGCCGGCGGTCACACGATCGGAAAATGCCACGGGGGGGAGTCAGCTGATAATGTGGGGCCCGCACCGGAAGATGCCGATATAACCGCCCAAGGTATGGGTTGGATGCCCAAAGAGAGACGCGGCATTGGTCGTAACGTGGTTGCAGGTGGTCCGGAAGGTGCATGGACGACCGATCCAACCAAGTGGGATATGGGCTTTTTCGATATGCTTTTCGGCCATGAATGGGAACTCACCGAGTCTCCGGCGGGTGCCAAACAGTGGAAACCTGTGGACATTAAAGAAGAAGACATGCCAACTGACCCGGAAGACCCGTCCATTCGCGTAATGCCGATGATGACGGATGCGGATATGGCCATGAAAGTTGATCCTGTCTATAATAAAATATGCAAAAAATTCATGGCAGATCCTGAATACTTTAGTGATTGTTTTGCCCGGGCCTGGTTTAAGTTGACCCATCGAGATCTTGGGCCTAAGAGCTGTTACTTTGGCCCCGATGTGCCTCAAGAGGATTTGGTCTGGCAAGACCCCGTTCCCAAGGGAAATACTCAGTTTGATATTGGCCATCTCAAAACTTTAATTCGCGAAAGCGGATTGTCCGTTGCTGATATGGTGAGTACGGCCTGGGACAGTGCCCGCACCTTTCGTGGTTCAGATAACCGGGGTGGAGCCAACGGCGCAAGAATTCGCTTAGTACCGCAGAAAGACTGGGAAGGAAATGAGCCTGAGCGCCTGCAGCGTGTACTGGCTGTGTTGGAGCCTTTGGCCGCTAAGGTTGGGGCGTCCATTGCAGATACCATTGTTTTGGCAGGTAATGTGGGGGTTGAATTGGCAGCCAAAGCCGGTGGTGTGGAAATCGATGTACCTTTTGCGCCGGGCCGGGGCGATGCAACAGATGAAATGACGGATGCAGAATCGTTCACCGTTTTGGAGCCTTTCGCTGATGGTTTCCGTAATTATTTGCAAAAGGATTACATTCCGACTCCCGAGGAAATGCTGCTTGACCGAGCACAGCTTATGGGGCTTACAGCACCTGAGATGACAGTGCTTATCGGTGGTATGCGTGTTATGGGAGCAAACTACGGCAATAGTAAACTTGGCGTATTTACCGACCAAGAGGGTGCCTTAACCAACGATTTTTTTGTTGCCCTGACTGATATGGCTTACAAGTGGGAATCAGCCGGGACATCAGACTACAACATTATTGATCGTGTAACCGGCGAAACGAAATATACGGCGACGCGTGTCGACCTTGTCTTCGGCTCTAACTCCATTTTGCGTGCCTATGCTGAGGTCTATGCCCAGGACGATAATATGAATAAATTCGTTAAGGATTTCGTTAAGGCATGGGAAAAAGTGATGAATGCGGATCGCTTTGATCTATCTATTTAA
- a CDS encoding aminotransferase class I/II-fold pyridoxal phosphate-dependent enzyme, which produces MTTDKLDKSLQAELASLAAEGRAKAPERVITEYIPPKKDFGPRYRLEGSSKEYIRLNSNSYLSLSAHPDLIKAADKATQQFGVGPGAVRFIDGTFCYHAALEKRIAEFVGKPCAKIFNSAYTANCGLALSISSAKTHWIGDQLNHNSIIRAMRISNIPSGNKGIFKHNDMDDLKRCLDAVGPDIERVVVIFDGIFSMRGDFAPIDEILSVCKAYEDKFKDGVITVVDDSHGIGAYGATGRGTSEYTGGRPDVIVGTFGKAFGVNGGFIAASETLIEAVRQKADTYIYTNPLSVADCAAALAAIDICDSDQGLDLLDHLGSVTTAFRNGLKRMGLESIEGPHPVVPLMVRDTDKTHRLVNFLYENGVLVVGLTFPVVPRGDETIRFQINACHTHADIDYVLGVIKSFNH; this is translated from the coding sequence ATGACAACAGATAAATTAGACAAAAGCCTTCAAGCTGAGCTTGCATCGCTGGCTGCTGAAGGTAGGGCAAAAGCCCCCGAAAGAGTGATTACTGAATATATTCCCCCCAAAAAGGATTTCGGTCCAAGATACCGGCTTGAAGGTTCAAGTAAAGAATATATCCGGCTCAATTCAAACTCGTATCTATCCTTGTCCGCCCATCCGGATCTGATTAAGGCTGCGGACAAAGCCACTCAACAATTTGGCGTAGGCCCTGGTGCGGTAAGGTTTATAGACGGTACATTTTGTTACCACGCGGCTTTGGAAAAACGAATTGCCGAATTTGTCGGCAAGCCCTGTGCAAAAATTTTTAACTCAGCCTATACGGCCAATTGTGGTTTGGCTTTGTCCATTTCCAGTGCTAAAACACATTGGATAGGAGATCAGCTCAACCACAACTCAATTATCAGGGCCATGCGTATTTCAAATATTCCATCAGGAAACAAGGGAATTTTTAAACACAATGATATGGATGACCTCAAACGCTGCCTTGATGCGGTGGGCCCGGACATTGAACGTGTCGTGGTCATTTTTGACGGGATTTTTTCCATGCGTGGCGATTTTGCGCCCATTGACGAAATTCTCAGCGTCTGTAAAGCCTATGAAGACAAGTTCAAGGATGGCGTTATAACTGTTGTGGATGATTCTCATGGCATCGGCGCCTATGGCGCAACAGGCCGGGGAACCAGCGAATATACAGGGGGCAGACCCGACGTCATTGTCGGCACCTTCGGCAAAGCCTTCGGGGTTAACGGAGGGTTTATCGCAGCAAGTGAAACCTTGATCGAAGCGGTTCGTCAAAAGGCAGATACTTATATCTATACAAATCCCTTAAGTGTTGCAGACTGTGCGGCTGCCCTGGCCGCCATTGATATCTGTGACAGTGACCAGGGCCTGGATCTTCTGGATCACTTAGGCTCAGTAACCACCGCGTTTCGCAATGGCCTTAAGCGTATGGGCCTTGAATCAATTGAAGGACCCCACCCCGTGGTGCCGCTTATGGTCAGAGATACCGACAAAACCCATAGGCTGGTGAATTTTCTCTACGAAAACGGCGTGCTGGTGGTGGGTTTAACCTTTCCGGTTGTTCCCAGGGGAGATGAAACCATACGGTTTCAAATTAACGCCTGTCACACCCATGCTGATATTGACTATGTCCTGGGAGTGATCAAGTCTTTTAACCACTAA
- a CDS encoding 16S rRNA (uracil(1498)-N(3))-methyltransferase, whose product MNLILLEERDFIGPGRVRLQDDRCKHINRVIKAKPGDTLVCGKINSKMGIGRIVSMDRHFIDMQVCLDQDPPPPLPLTLVLALPRPKMLKRILYNLASLGVKKIFLVNSRRVEKSFWDSGVLSESDIQRHLYLGLCQAKDTLVPLVHLKRFFSPFVKEELPKLSRNKKRILAHPKAQTSCPMGLNSDTVLVVGPEGGFIDLEVQTLVDQGFEPMTMGSRILRVETAVTALISRLFT is encoded by the coding sequence ATGAACCTTATCCTGCTGGAAGAACGGGATTTTATAGGTCCGGGTCGGGTTCGGCTTCAGGATGACCGATGCAAACATATTAACCGGGTGATAAAGGCAAAGCCTGGAGACACACTGGTTTGCGGAAAAATAAATTCAAAAATGGGCATAGGGCGAATCGTGTCCATGGACCGGCACTTCATTGACATGCAGGTTTGCCTTGACCAGGATCCGCCGCCCCCATTGCCCTTGACCCTGGTACTGGCGTTGCCCAGACCCAAGATGCTTAAAAGAATACTCTACAATCTTGCAAGCTTAGGCGTAAAAAAAATTTTTTTGGTCAATTCCCGGCGGGTGGAGAAAAGCTTTTGGGATTCAGGCGTATTATCCGAATCGGATATTCAGCGCCATCTATACCTTGGTCTTTGCCAGGCTAAGGATACCCTCGTGCCTCTAGTCCATCTCAAACGTTTTTTTTCTCCTTTTGTTAAAGAAGAATTGCCGAAATTAAGCAGAAACAAAAAAAGAATTCTTGCCCATCCCAAAGCGCAAACGTCTTGTCCAATGGGGCTTAATTCCGATACAGTGCTTGTGGTCGGTCCGGAAGGCGGATTTATTGATCTTGAAGTGCAGACACTGGTGGACCAAGGCTTTGAACCCATGACCATGGGGAGCCGGATTTTGCGGGTGGAAACTGCCGTAACCGCTTTGATTTCAAGGCTTTTCACTTGA
- the tdh gene encoding L-threonine 3-dehydrogenase: MNPSIPSTMKALVKARPEKGLWLQEMPVPSINYNEVLIKILKTAICGTDVHIYNWDQWSQKNVPVPMHIGHEFVGEVVAVGSHVKDCKPGDLVSGEGHIICGHCRNCLAGRRHLCRDTKGVGVNRPGAFAQYLSIPVTNVWFCDKKIALDVLACFDPLGNAVHTALTFDVLGEDVLITGAGPIGCMAAAIAKHAGARNIVVTDINPFRLTLAEKAGATRVVNAEKESLTQVQKELGMKEGFDVAMEMSGSPAALDSILDNMFHGGKIALLGILPDQIPMDWNKVVFNMLTIKGIYGRQMFETWYKMTAMVQSGLDISPLITHRFHYTQFQQGFDVMRSGHSGKVILDWD; encoded by the coding sequence ATGAATCCATCTATTCCCAGTACCATGAAAGCACTGGTAAAGGCCCGGCCTGAAAAAGGACTCTGGTTGCAAGAAATGCCGGTTCCAAGTATAAACTATAACGAAGTGCTGATTAAAATTTTAAAAACGGCGATTTGCGGCACGGATGTACATATTTACAATTGGGATCAATGGTCCCAAAAAAACGTTCCTGTGCCCATGCACATTGGACACGAATTCGTAGGCGAAGTGGTTGCTGTGGGTTCCCATGTGAAAGATTGCAAGCCCGGGGATCTGGTTTCCGGGGAAGGACATATTATCTGCGGCCATTGCAGGAACTGTCTTGCCGGGCGGCGTCACCTATGCCGGGATACAAAAGGCGTGGGGGTCAATCGGCCTGGTGCCTTTGCCCAGTATCTATCCATCCCGGTTACCAATGTTTGGTTTTGTGATAAAAAAATTGCATTGGATGTTTTGGCCTGTTTTGACCCTTTGGGCAATGCTGTTCATACGGCGTTAACCTTTGACGTGCTTGGCGAAGATGTACTGATTACAGGGGCAGGCCCTATAGGGTGCATGGCAGCGGCAATTGCAAAACACGCAGGCGCCAGAAATATCGTGGTCACGGATATAAACCCTTTTCGTTTGACTCTTGCCGAAAAAGCCGGGGCTACCCGGGTAGTAAATGCGGAAAAAGAAAGTCTGACCCAGGTTCAAAAGGAACTTGGCATGAAAGAGGGGTTTGACGTGGCCATGGAAATGTCAGGAAGCCCTGCCGCGCTTGATTCTATACTGGATAACATGTTTCATGGCGGAAAAATCGCGCTTCTTGGCATTCTGCCCGACCAAATCCCCATGGACTGGAATAAAGTCGTCTTTAACATGCTCACCATCAAAGGGATATATGGGCGACAGATGTTTGAAACCTGGTATAAAATGACAGCTATGGTTCAAAGCGGCCTGGATATTTCCCCACTGATTACCCACAGGTTTCATTACACGCAATTCCAACAAGGATTTGATGTTATGCGGTCGGGACATTCAGGAAAAGTGATTCTGGATTGGGATTAA
- a CDS encoding cyclic nucleotide-binding domain-containing protein translates to MKPKGLQNTDGSPLKKYAKYAHVLQKTKWAREFSWEHIQKICFYIEPVIAKPGAIVFKEGDTDKSLGIIVKGAIDILKENTRVSTLTSSQTFGEMALIDGEPRSASGIAAKETVIFFMTQENLILLTRDDPELGVQLLWKISKLISQRLRQTTGMLVDYMGEY, encoded by the coding sequence ATGAAACCTAAAGGGCTGCAGAATACAGACGGCTCCCCTCTGAAAAAATATGCCAAATATGCCCATGTACTCCAAAAAACAAAGTGGGCAAGGGAGTTTTCCTGGGAGCATATCCAAAAGATATGTTTCTATATTGAACCGGTAATCGCTAAACCGGGAGCCATCGTGTTCAAAGAAGGAGATACAGACAAAAGCTTAGGGATTATTGTCAAGGGTGCCATTGATATTCTTAAGGAAAACACCCGGGTCAGTACCCTGACCAGTTCCCAGACCTTTGGCGAGATGGCCTTGATTGACGGCGAGCCTCGCTCCGCATCGGGTATTGCCGCCAAAGAAACCGTAATTTTTTTCATGACCCAGGAGAATCTGATTCTTCTGACCCGGGACGATCCGGAATTAGGCGTTCAACTGCTGTGGAAAATCTCCAAGCTTATCAGTCAGCGGTTACGTCAAACCACCGGGATGCTGGTGGATTATATGGGAGAATATTGA